From a single Spongiibacter taiwanensis genomic region:
- the znuC gene encoding zinc ABC transporter ATP-binding protein ZnuC: protein MTKALLQLDGLCLLQGRQVLLENIDLSLHPGEIMTVIGPNGAGKTTLIKAALGLINVSAGKVHRRSDLRIGYMPQRLSLNPLMPVSVERFLRMANASPKEVDRALGLTNIQHLRHSPLHDISGGETQRVLLSRALLRNPQLLVLDEPAQGLDITGQTELYELIGELRRTLGCAVLMVSHDLHWVMAQTDTVICLNQHICCHGHPEQVSNDPAYLSLFGRRHAEAVALYQHHHDHRHDMHGDVVCEHDHHHD from the coding sequence ATGACCAAGGCGCTGTTGCAACTGGACGGCCTGTGCTTGCTGCAGGGGCGTCAGGTGTTGCTTGAGAACATCGACCTGAGTTTGCATCCCGGCGAAATCATGACGGTGATCGGCCCCAATGGCGCCGGCAAGACCACGCTGATTAAAGCCGCCCTGGGGCTGATTAACGTTTCCGCAGGAAAGGTCCATCGCCGTAGTGATCTGCGCATTGGCTACATGCCCCAGCGCTTGAGCCTGAACCCCTTGATGCCGGTCAGCGTGGAGCGATTTCTGCGCATGGCCAATGCCAGCCCCAAAGAGGTCGACCGCGCCCTTGGGCTGACCAATATCCAACACCTGCGCCACTCCCCCCTGCATGATATTTCCGGCGGCGAAACCCAGCGGGTATTGCTGAGCCGGGCGCTGCTGCGCAACCCGCAGTTACTGGTACTGGACGAACCCGCCCAGGGACTGGATATCACCGGCCAGACCGAGCTGTATGAGCTGATTGGCGAACTGCGCCGCACCCTGGGCTGCGCCGTTTTAATGGTATCCCACGACCTGCATTGGGTGATGGCGCAAACCGATACCGTCATTTGCCTGAATCAGCACATTTGCTGCCACGGTCACCCGGAACAGGTCAGCAACGATCCTGCTTACCTGTCACTGTTTGGCCGCCGCCACGCCGAGGCAGTGGCCCTGTATCAACACCACCACGATCATCGCCACGACATGCACGGTGACGTGGTCTGCGAGCACGACCACCACCATGATTGA
- a CDS encoding COX15/CtaA family protein, with product MGFFNLATERKAGFRLTLIACLVAVIVLGMGVFTRLADAGLGCPDWPGCYGHILWPNEDHEVVAANEAYPDMPVEHDKTWPEMVHRYLATSLGLFTIAIAAMALRRRRTDPNQPVKLPLFLLGFIILQGMFGMWTVTLKLWPQVVTAHLLGGFTTISLLWLLCLRLNNHRWRLQPAQKSLLTSLRPLAVLSLLVVIGQIALGGWTTSNYADIACPDFPICQGSWMPPMDFANGFNVFQHIGPNYLGGQLDNAARVAIHFSHRVGAIITTVVLLLLIFRLRALATAPARRLATAILVVLIAQILLGISNVVFGFPIAVAVTHNLVGALLLLTMVTLNYLLLTAKVQQGSVRI from the coding sequence ATGGGATTTTTTAATTTGGCAACCGAGCGCAAGGCAGGGTTCCGGCTGACATTGATAGCCTGCCTGGTAGCAGTGATTGTGTTGGGCATGGGGGTATTTACCCGCTTGGCCGACGCAGGTTTGGGGTGCCCGGACTGGCCCGGTTGCTATGGTCACATTCTGTGGCCAAATGAGGATCATGAAGTGGTTGCGGCCAACGAGGCCTACCCCGACATGCCGGTTGAGCACGACAAAACCTGGCCGGAAATGGTGCACCGTTACCTGGCCACCAGCCTCGGTCTGTTCACCATTGCCATTGCGGCCATGGCGCTGCGACGTCGTCGCACCGACCCGAACCAGCCGGTAAAACTGCCGCTGTTCCTGTTGGGCTTTATCATTCTGCAGGGGATGTTCGGTATGTGGACTGTCACCCTGAAGCTCTGGCCCCAGGTGGTGACCGCCCACCTGCTTGGCGGTTTTACCACCATTAGTCTGCTGTGGTTGCTTTGTTTGCGGTTAAACAACCACCGCTGGCGCCTGCAGCCAGCCCAGAAGAGCTTGCTGACCAGCCTGCGGCCCCTTGCCGTGCTATCGCTGCTGGTGGTGATTGGTCAGATCGCCCTGGGTGGCTGGACGACCTCCAACTATGCCGACATCGCCTGCCCGGACTTTCCCATCTGTCAGGGAAGCTGGATGCCGCCGATGGACTTTGCAAATGGCTTTAATGTGTTCCAGCATATCGGACCCAATTATCTGGGCGGACAGCTCGACAATGCGGCGCGGGTGGCAATTCACTTCAGCCATCGCGTGGGAGCCATTATTACCACCGTGGTGCTGCTGCTGTTAATCTTCCGCCTGCGGGCGCTGGCCACCGCCCCGGCCCGGCGTCTTGCCACCGCCATACTGGTGGTGCTGATCGCACAGATACTGTTGGGTATTAGTAATGTGGTGTTCGGCTTTCCCATTGCGGTTGCCGTGACCCACAATCTGGTCGGGGCACTTTTGCTGCTGACCATGGTGACACTTAATTATCTGCTGTTGACCGCCAAGGTTCAGCAGGGGAGCGTGCGCATATGA
- a CDS encoding cytochrome c oxidase subunit 3, with protein sequence MAGQSNTGHETYYVPESSKLAVSATIGLVTAVYGAASVINHHSYGAGEESNSSFILAAGLAWLFGTLYVWFRTTITENRAGMNSAQLKQSYVIGMQWFIFSEVMFFAAFFGALFYIRNLAGPWLAGEGAGTMNSLLWPGFEYSWPLMNTPQDAIGGVQAQAAAGHLANAGEFTGSEKHLSFPGFSNIGHWLPLYNTIILLASSFTCHIAHMGIKNNDRKKFNTWLTITVVLGVIFLFLQYKEYHEAIVEYGIRLNSGVYGTTFFMLTGFHGFHVAMGTFMLLVQLLRSVRKGHFSANDQFGFEASSWYWHFVDVVWVFLFLFVYIM encoded by the coding sequence ATGGCAGGTCAAAGCAATACCGGGCACGAAACCTATTACGTGCCAGAGAGTAGTAAGCTTGCTGTAAGTGCAACCATCGGTCTGGTTACCGCTGTTTATGGCGCAGCCAGCGTAATCAACCACCACAGCTACGGCGCAGGCGAAGAGAGCAACTCTTCCTTCATTCTGGCGGCGGGCCTGGCCTGGTTGTTTGGAACCCTGTATGTGTGGTTCCGCACCACCATTACCGAAAACCGTGCCGGCATGAACAGTGCCCAGCTGAAGCAGTCCTACGTGATTGGCATGCAGTGGTTTATCTTCTCAGAAGTGATGTTCTTCGCCGCCTTCTTCGGCGCGCTGTTCTACATCCGTAACCTGGCTGGTCCCTGGTTGGCAGGTGAAGGTGCAGGCACCATGAACTCGCTGCTGTGGCCTGGCTTTGAATACAGCTGGCCGCTGATGAACACGCCTCAGGATGCCATCGGTGGTGTTCAGGCCCAGGCCGCTGCAGGTCACCTGGCCAATGCGGGTGAGTTTACCGGCTCTGAGAAGCACCTCTCCTTCCCCGGCTTCTCTAACATCGGTCACTGGTTGCCGCTCTACAACACCATCATCCTGCTGGCGTCGAGCTTCACCTGTCACATTGCTCACATGGGCATCAAGAACAATGACCGCAAGAAGTTCAACACCTGGCTGACCATCACCGTGGTTCTCGGGGTGATCTTCCTGTTCCTGCAATACAAGGAATATCACGAAGCCATTGTTGAGTACGGCATTCGTCTGAACAGCGGTGTGTACGGCACAACCTTCTTTATGCTGACAGGCTTCCACGGTTTCCACGTGGCTATGGGTACCTTCATGCTGCTGGTGCAATTGCTGCGCTCAGTCCGCAAGGGCCACTTCAGCGCCAACGACCAGTTCGGCTTCGAGGCCTCTAGCTGGTACTGGCACTTTGTTGATGTGGTGTGGGTATTCCTGTTCCTGTTTGTCTACATCATGTAA
- the cyoE gene encoding heme o synthase, giving the protein MSTQAAATASVSWRDYYELCKPNVVLLMLLTSVIGMFMAVPGMVPLRVLILGNLGIALCAASAAAVNHLVDRRIDLIMARTKNRPIATGRLPTRNAALFAGVLGVAGMAVLLIYINALTAWLTLASLLGYAVVYTLFLKRATPQNIVIGGIAGAAPPLLGWTAVTGEIHGHALLLVLIIFVWTPPHFWALAIHRRDDYAKVDIPMLPVTHGIGYTKLHTLLYTLLLFVVTLLPFATGMSGPLYLLGAVCLGAGFIYWAIVLIRGQNPKAPMATFKYSIVYLMALFIVMLLDHYLYPAVTVFEVRQ; this is encoded by the coding sequence ATGAGCACTCAGGCAGCTGCTACCGCCAGCGTTTCATGGCGGGACTACTACGAACTTTGCAAGCCCAATGTGGTGCTGTTAATGTTGCTCACCTCGGTGATCGGCATGTTTATGGCCGTGCCGGGCATGGTGCCGCTGCGCGTGCTGATTCTCGGCAATCTGGGCATTGCCTTGTGCGCGGCCTCGGCCGCCGCCGTCAACCATCTGGTGGACCGCCGCATTGACCTGATCATGGCGCGCACCAAGAATCGCCCCATCGCCACTGGCCGCCTGCCAACCCGAAATGCCGCTCTATTCGCCGGGGTGTTGGGTGTCGCGGGCATGGCGGTATTGCTGATCTACATTAATGCCCTCACCGCCTGGCTGACCCTAGCCTCCCTGTTGGGCTATGCGGTGGTCTACACCCTGTTTCTCAAGCGCGCCACCCCACAGAATATTGTCATCGGCGGTATTGCTGGGGCGGCGCCGCCGCTGCTGGGCTGGACTGCGGTTACCGGTGAAATCCACGGCCACGCCCTGCTGCTGGTGCTGATTATTTTCGTTTGGACACCCCCCCACTTCTGGGCGCTGGCCATTCACCGTCGGGATGATTACGCCAAGGTGGATATTCCCATGCTGCCGGTCACCCACGGCATCGGCTACACCAAGCTGCACACCCTGCTTTACACTTTGCTGCTGTTCGTGGTCACCCTGCTGCCCTTTGCCACCGGCATGAGCGGCCCGCTGTATTTGCTGGGCGCGGTGTGTTTGGGCGCGGGCTTTATTTACTGGGCGATTGTGCTGATACGTGGGCAAAATCCCAAGGCGCCGATGGCCACCTTCAAGTACTCAATCGTATACCTGATGGCGTTGTTCATTGTGATGCTGCTGGATCACTACCTGTACCCCGCTGTCACCGTCTTCGAGGTCAGACAATAA
- a CDS encoding SURF1 family protein: MSPHPTRFRWQLDWKSLLAIVLFLPILVGLGMWQLNRADEKSALLESYQQRQQMAPVALSTLSQYPNYQPVLAAGMFDPNRYWLLDNRIVQRQFGYQVIGLFQLRDGGAVLVDRGWIAGDPSRRQLPKVTFPATEVELRGQLYLGEDKPFSLGEMAQDQWPRLQQWLDVEALQQEMPALLPTVLQLNDQSPSALRIQRIVVNVSPEKHTGYAVQWFGMALVLAIIFLCRNSNILALLRRKTTSSDENS, translated from the coding sequence ATGAGCCCACACCCGACCCGCTTCAGATGGCAGCTAGACTGGAAGTCACTTCTGGCTATCGTGCTGTTTCTGCCGATTCTGGTGGGTCTTGGCATGTGGCAGCTCAACAGGGCCGATGAGAAATCGGCGCTGCTGGAGAGTTACCAGCAGCGCCAGCAAATGGCGCCGGTGGCGCTGTCCACCTTAAGCCAATATCCCAACTATCAGCCGGTATTGGCCGCGGGCATGTTTGACCCCAACCGTTACTGGCTGCTCGACAACCGCATTGTGCAGCGCCAGTTCGGCTACCAGGTCATCGGCTTGTTTCAGTTGCGCGACGGTGGTGCCGTGTTGGTTGACCGGGGCTGGATTGCCGGCGACCCCAGTCGTCGACAATTGCCCAAGGTCACTTTTCCTGCAACTGAGGTAGAATTGCGCGGGCAATTGTATCTGGGCGAGGACAAGCCCTTTAGCCTGGGCGAGATGGCGCAGGATCAGTGGCCCCGCCTGCAGCAATGGTTGGATGTTGAGGCGCTGCAGCAGGAAATGCCCGCCCTGCTGCCCACCGTGCTGCAATTGAATGATCAGAGCCCCAGCGCCCTGCGTATTCAACGCATTGTGGTGAACGTCAGTCCGGAAAAGCATACCGGCTACGCAGTGCAATGGTTTGGTATGGCGCTGGTACTGGCCATCATTTTTCTATGCCGCAATAGCAACATCCTGGCGCTGTTGCGGCGCAAAACAACATCGAGCGACGAGAATTCATGA
- a CDS encoding DUF2909 domain-containing protein gives MWLKVVIMILFVALVISLFSGLFFLLKDQGKTMRTWNSLGVRLILATLLMGFLFYGVYTGQLGSNAPWDQRYLDSGDAVPQAD, from the coding sequence ATGTGGCTGAAAGTCGTCATCATGATTCTGTTTGTTGCCCTGGTCATCAGCCTGTTCAGCGGCCTGTTCTTTCTGCTGAAGGATCAGGGTAAAACCATGCGCACCTGGAACTCACTCGGCGTTCGCCTGATACTTGCCACCTTGCTGATGGGCTTTCTGTTTTACGGTGTTTACACCGGCCAACTCGGCTCGAACGCGCCCTGGGATCAACGCTATCTCGACAGCGGCGACGCCGTACCCCAAGCTGACTAA
- a CDS encoding metal ABC transporter permease, which translates to MTWSASTTTTMIDVLLNALLAGLLLAITAGPLGSLVVWQRMAFFGDTLAHSALLGVAVGVALQLDLQLSVLLCCLLLALALFGLQVWHNTPPDSLLSILSHSSLALGLVALSLMDQQRLDLTAFLFGDLMAVMSEDLIKLAVIDALVLGLLLGFWRKLVAITAHAELAAIEGLPVNRLRLLMMLMVAATVAIAMKIVGVLLVTAMLIIPATAAGRIARSPEQTAVLASVAGILAVGFGLAGAWQWDLPAGPAIVCAASLIFLLAQFGPAYRRNN; encoded by the coding sequence GTGACGTGGTCTGCGAGCACGACCACCACCATGATTGATGTTCTGTTAAACGCGCTTCTCGCCGGACTGCTGCTTGCCATCACCGCTGGCCCCCTCGGCAGTCTGGTGGTATGGCAGCGGATGGCCTTCTTCGGCGACACCCTGGCCCATTCGGCCCTGCTGGGTGTCGCGGTTGGGGTGGCCCTGCAACTCGATCTGCAGCTGTCGGTACTGCTGTGCTGTCTGCTACTAGCCCTTGCCCTGTTTGGCCTGCAGGTTTGGCACAACACGCCGCCCGACAGCCTGCTCAGTATTCTGTCGCACAGCAGCCTGGCGCTGGGTTTGGTGGCGCTGTCACTGATGGATCAGCAACGCTTAGACCTGACCGCTTTCTTGTTTGGCGATTTGATGGCCGTGATGAGCGAGGATTTGATCAAGCTGGCGGTGATCGACGCACTGGTGCTGGGCTTGCTGCTGGGCTTCTGGCGCAAACTGGTGGCCATCACAGCCCACGCAGAACTGGCAGCCATTGAAGGTTTACCCGTGAACCGCCTGCGTCTGCTGATGATGTTGATGGTGGCGGCCACCGTCGCGATTGCGATGAAGATTGTGGGGGTGTTGCTGGTCACCGCCATGCTGATTATTCCCGCGACGGCGGCAGGGCGGATTGCCCGCAGCCCGGAGCAAACGGCTGTGCTGGCCAGCGTTGCAGGCATCCTCGCCGTCGGCTTTGGCTTGGCTGGCGCCTGGCAGTGGGACTTGCCTGCGGGACCGGCCATTGTCTGCGCGGCCAGCCTGATTTTCCTGCTGGCTCAATTTGGGCCTGCCTACCGCCGCAACAACTGA
- the ctaD gene encoding cytochrome c oxidase subunit I, whose amino-acid sequence MGAHGPAKGFSRWLFTTNHKDIGTMYLWFSFAMFLLGGSFAMIIRAELFQPGLQIVQPEFFNQMTTMHGLVMVFGAIMPAFVGLANWMIPMMIGAPDMALPRMNNWSFWILPPTFALLAATLFMEGGGPNFGWTFYAPLSTTYAPPSVTFFIFAVHAMGISSIMGSINIIATVVNMRAPGMTYMKMPMFVWTWLITAFLLVAVMPVLAGAVTMMLMDIHFGTSFFNAAGGGDPVLFQHVFWFFGHPEVYIIILPAFGVVSEVIPTFSRKPLFGYDSMVYATASIAFLSFIVWAHHMYTVGLPIAGELFFMYATMLIAVPTAAKVFNWITTMFKGSITLETPMLFAIAKVFLFTVGGFSGLMLAIAPADFQYHDSYFVVAHFHYTMVAGAIFALSSAVYYWLPKWTGKMYNETMGKVHFWVSFLGFNLTFFPQHFVGLAGMPRRIPDYNLMFADFNMMSSIGAFIYGSSQLLFLFNIVRTITHGKPVNSDKVWEGATTLEWTVPSPAPYHTFTTPPEVK is encoded by the coding sequence ATGGGTGCTCACGGACCTGCTAAAGGTTTCAGTCGGTGGTTATTTACCACCAACCACAAGGACATCGGAACGATGTACCTGTGGTTCAGTTTCGCCATGTTCCTGCTTGGCGGTTCTTTCGCGATGATCATTCGCGCCGAGCTGTTCCAGCCCGGTTTGCAGATTGTTCAGCCCGAGTTTTTCAACCAGATGACCACCATGCATGGTCTGGTGATGGTGTTTGGCGCCATCATGCCGGCCTTCGTGGGCCTGGCCAACTGGATGATCCCGATGATGATCGGTGCGCCAGATATGGCGTTGCCCCGGATGAACAACTGGTCTTTCTGGATTCTGCCGCCAACCTTCGCGTTGCTGGCAGCGACCTTGTTCATGGAAGGCGGCGGTCCTAACTTCGGTTGGACTTTCTACGCACCGCTGTCCACTACCTATGCACCGCCGAGCGTGACCTTCTTCATCTTCGCGGTTCACGCCATGGGTATCTCCTCCATCATGGGTTCCATTAACATCATCGCTACTGTAGTGAACATGCGCGCGCCCGGCATGACCTACATGAAAATGCCGATGTTTGTCTGGACCTGGTTGATCACCGCCTTCCTGCTGGTGGCAGTAATGCCCGTACTGGCTGGCGCGGTCACCATGATGCTGATGGATATTCACTTCGGTACCAGCTTCTTTAACGCCGCTGGTGGCGGTGACCCGGTTCTGTTCCAGCACGTGTTCTGGTTCTTCGGTCACCCCGAGGTATACATCATCATTCTGCCCGCCTTCGGCGTGGTGTCTGAGGTTATTCCGACCTTCTCTCGCAAGCCGCTGTTTGGTTACGACTCGATGGTTTACGCCACGGCGTCGATCGCCTTCCTGTCGTTCATCGTGTGGGCTCACCACATGTACACAGTGGGTCTGCCGATTGCCGGTGAGCTGTTCTTCATGTACGCCACCATGTTGATTGCGGTACCGACGGCGGCCAAGGTGTTCAACTGGATCACCACCATGTTCAAGGGCTCCATTACCCTTGAAACGCCGATGCTGTTTGCTATCGCCAAGGTGTTCCTGTTCACCGTGGGTGGTTTCTCCGGTCTGATGCTGGCGATTGCGCCCGCTGACTTCCAATACCACGACAGCTACTTCGTTGTTGCTCACTTCCACTACACCATGGTGGCCGGTGCGATCTTCGCCCTGTCTTCAGCCGTGTACTACTGGCTGCCCAAGTGGACCGGCAAGATGTACAACGAAACCATGGGTAAGGTGCACTTCTGGGTGTCTTTCCTGGGCTTCAACCTGACCTTCTTCCCCCAGCACTTTGTGGGTCTGGCAGGTATGCCCCGTCGTATCCCCGACTACAACCTGATGTTTGCAGACTTCAACATGATGTCTTCCATCGGTGCGTTTATTTACGGCTCCAGTCAGTTGCTGTTCCTGTTCAACATCGTGCGGACCATTACCCACGGTAAGCCAGTGAACTCCGACAAGGTCTGGGAAGGTGCAACGACGCTGGAGTGGACAGTTCCCTCCCCTGCGCCGTACCACACCTTCACCACTCCACCGGAAGTGAAGTAA
- a CDS encoding SCO family protein, producing MAGSNTHSAKQRRGIRLTVAVIIAVAAVLVGGFFYAFTKARVMTVEELKAEGAYLYENPRLLPKFDLVDDQGQEITPASLQGKWNLLFFGFTYCPDVCPTTLAQLKNFYQELDPAVQADTQIWLVSVDPARDTPEQLHSYLEFFHPEFRGVTGEFLEIHRFATALNIPFAKVPGGGDSYLVDHSANVALVNPKGHSMGFFKAPLEISRLKRTFLTIREHY from the coding sequence ATGGCTGGTTCCAACACCCACAGCGCCAAACAGCGGCGTGGCATTCGGCTCACCGTGGCGGTCATCATTGCCGTGGCTGCGGTTTTGGTTGGCGGTTTTTTCTATGCCTTTACCAAGGCCCGGGTAATGACCGTGGAGGAGCTGAAGGCAGAAGGCGCCTATCTCTACGAAAACCCCCGCCTGCTGCCCAAGTTTGACCTGGTCGACGATCAGGGTCAGGAGATCACCCCAGCCTCCCTGCAAGGCAAATGGAATCTGCTGTTTTTTGGGTTTACCTACTGCCCTGATGTCTGCCCGACGACTTTGGCCCAGTTGAAGAACTTCTATCAGGAGCTGGACCCGGCGGTGCAGGCAGACACCCAGATCTGGCTAGTGAGTGTTGACCCGGCCCGGGATACTCCCGAGCAGCTGCACAGCTATCTTGAATTCTTCCACCCGGAGTTTCGCGGGGTGACCGGCGAATTTCTCGAGATTCACCGCTTTGCCACGGCGCTGAATATTCCCTTTGCCAAAGTCCCGGGCGGCGGTGACAGCTACCTGGTGGATCACAGCGCCAATGTGGCGCTGGTTAATCCCAAGGGACATTCAATGGGTTTTTTCAAAGCGCCGCTGGAAATTAGCCGCCTCAAGCGCACCTTCCTCACCATTCGCGAACACTACTAA
- a CDS encoding cytochrome c oxidase assembly protein translates to MAQALNGKVIKTTGKLLVLSVAMFVFAMWVMPPLYNALCEVLGINGKTGGRYQVVDSAIDTSRVVKVQFVAQNNELMPWEFAPNTSQVEVHPGEPAQVTYFAKNTQGHDMVSQAIPSIVPSRAAEYFHKTECFCFNQQPLGAGEAADLGLQFIVDRDLPKDIHVITLSYTIFDITEMAAKQAPVTAASN, encoded by the coding sequence ATGGCGCAAGCATTGAATGGCAAGGTAATCAAAACCACCGGCAAGCTACTGGTGCTGTCGGTGGCCATGTTTGTCTTTGCCATGTGGGTCATGCCGCCGCTGTACAACGCCTTGTGCGAAGTACTTGGGATCAACGGAAAAACCGGTGGCCGGTACCAGGTTGTAGACAGTGCAATCGATACCAGCCGAGTGGTTAAAGTGCAGTTTGTTGCACAGAACAATGAGCTGATGCCTTGGGAGTTTGCGCCCAACACCAGTCAGGTCGAGGTTCACCCTGGCGAGCCTGCCCAGGTGACCTACTTTGCAAAGAATACCCAGGGCCACGATATGGTGTCTCAGGCGATTCCGAGCATCGTCCCCTCAAGGGCGGCGGAGTACTTCCACAAGACGGAATGCTTCTGTTTTAACCAGCAACCGCTGGGTGCCGGTGAAGCGGCTGACCTGGGTCTGCAATTTATTGTCGACCGGGATCTGCCCAAAGACATTCACGTGATCACGCTGTCGTACACGATTTTTGATATAACTGAGATGGCGGCCAAGCAGGCTCCTGTAACCGCCGCGTCGAATTAG